ACGCAAGTATTGTAGCAGGTATAACGTGATCAAATTTGAGTGCTATGATTGTAAATGTAGGAGCATGACACATCCGATTACCAGAGAGACAAAAGAAGTATATCAAATGTGGAAAAATTGTCAAAAGTTGTTTAACTACGATGTAAACATTTTTCTATGAGTGACACGTTTTTTAAAGACATACAGCATGGATATATATTGGCTTTTATGACCTTAAAATCAGTTGTCTTTCAAGTTTAGGAGACTCACTGCATCCTCTGTTGGAGACTGACATAGACTGACTCAGGATTCCAAAGAAGATATATCTTGAAGGTAAGAAAATTCTCTCTTTCCAATTCTCATTTTTGTGAGTGCCTTCTTTCAGAATTTTCTGACAATTTTAACAAAACAGATTTTTTAGAGTTTGTTTTCCCATATGAACATATTACTCTGGTCAAAATGTTTGCTTTTTGTCTTTTTAGTgccaaacaacatttttaaaaagaaccAAGAGTCATGCAAGACGCGTGGGTGATATCTGTCCCACTGGACAAGACCAGTTCAAAAAGTGTTGAGAAACTCAAACGCTTCGTTGGCAGAACTAACTTGGCCTCCTGCTGCAAATTCTCCATTCCAGATCTAAAGGCtagtgagggttttttttttttcaaatattttctgtgaTTTGATGCTAAGGTTGCTGCCTTAAGTTTGTTGTGAAATTTCCATCCAACCTAATGAGCTCTTCAGTATGCTGTCACATTTTCAAACAGTTTTAAATTTCAGGCATAATTTGTTTGTGATAGCCACTTTTTAAGACTTATGTATGCCTTGACCTAAGGTGGGAATATTGGACAGCCTACTAAGCGTGTCAGATGAACTCTCCACACTCGACATATTTACTGAAAGGTAAAACATTTTTCCTTTCTCTTAGCGTATTTCGTATATTTGTAAGTCCTACTTAAAATGAATAACTGAGCTTAACTGAAGTACGCACAATGATTAATTCATGTTTAAAGACGACTGATGGTTAGTTTTCTCTACTGATTTTATATTAATGAGGAGTGTATTTGCGTTGATGAGAAATTTGAAAACCAAAAAAAATTGTCCACTGGAGGCCTCTTGTGCTCTTCAAGTAACGTAAGTTTGATTACTTTCATGAGTGTCACTCATTAAATGCACAAGTGATTGCCAAGACCTTTCCTAGTTAGGCCTTTAATGGTGCTATTCTTCCTGTGTGATCCAAGCGTGATGATACAAACATGCAAATGTATGAGGGAGGTGATGGAGCAAGCCGGTGACAAAGTGATGGAAGACATCTTAGCCAATGGAGGTGAGTCACACACAGCCGCACATACAGACACACGTTAATTATATTGTGGGGTTAATGAAACGCTATGGAAACCCATTAAGTAATGTGCCTAGATGCCTCAGGCAAATAAGGCTAAATGTGGGAACAATATACATAAATACCCACATACAGTCTGGAGCTTTCAGCTCTGTACGTAGacatagtacagtacagtagacATCATATTTCTAATTAATTCCTCAAACACTAACAGCCCACATCACAAAGCAGAAGGATCTTCATTCTACCCTCAAGGCCCTTTTGAAGTCTTTAAGAGGTATTTTTTTGCAGTTTTGCCCTATCGTTTTCCCCTATCGTTTTCCCTCATACTTTTATATTCCaacatatgaatgtgtgtgtatgtgtgtgaatatgtcaGTGGACATGATGAGCTATGTGACCAACTTCCAGTGGGACGAAGTCAAGTATCCCACGTCGCTGCCTCTCTCCAGCCTggtaaacatcatcaaaaaggtACAAATGAAGAACATTTGCGTAACATTGAATAATAAGAATATGGTTGGGAAATCGTCTCGTTGATTGCGATTAATTCATTACAGGCATATTTAGCGAGTTATGTTCATTTTTAATCTCTACACTATAAAGATATTATATAGGCACAGCCAAAATGAGGTTTCACTCTGTCACAAGACTGATGTTGCCCACATTAAATACTTGTTACAGGATTAATTATATCTGGCAAATATTCTTAATAAACTTAGTCATGTCAGAAGTATGTTTATGATTTGTgtaagtttgaatgttgtcttgtTTTTAGCGTAGAGaggcaatgttttatttttttactgtaatgcgCAACTATTAGACAAGGTATGTAGAAATGGCATCACTTTCGGGTGGGGATTGACCCCCATCAAACTGACTTCATGctacaaacgtttgtattatACACATGTGCATCAATATATTGATAAAGTAAATGTACAATGATGTGTACATTATGATAAAAATCAAAGCACCTTTACATCGTGAGAAATGTTGTTATGCGTGCCATAAGGTGCATGCACGCATGTCTGCTGCTGATAAATTACATCATGTTCTGACGTTGTATAAGGTTtaagacaggggtctcaaacatgcagcccgcgggccaattgcggcccgcgagacgttattatgcagCCCGCGCttcgatatgacaatttaatgttggtgcggcccgcgagtttaatataaaCGGCGCTTGATAGCTcatgcttgccaacgtccccatTTTTCcacgggagactcctgaattaaATAAATGGCAACAATTCTCTCTAAGCCCCTGTCGATATTTACCAGAACAACAATAATCAGGGAGTGTCATTATGGCACTGTctatagcgccccctacatcctaaACTGACAGCGTTccagcccagttgtatgttgcatttGGCCATGTGAGACCACTTGTGttgttgcaagatatatttgatcaacagctacacacgtcacactaagggtggccgtaaaaaaacttaacactattacaaatatgtgccagactgtgaagccacaccaaacaagaatgacaaacacattttgggagaatttaCGCACCCTAACataacttaaacacaagagaacaaatacccagaacaccttgcagggctacaatgtacaaacccctgctaccaccaaccccccacagcCCACCTTCCCTACTTGCGTctgttgaggtgttgtatatctTAGCCTTGCAagatgttctgggtatttgttctcttgtgtttaagttgtgttagggtgcggaattTCTCCCAAAAAAGGTTtgccattgttgtttggtgtgggttcacaatgtggtgcatatttgtaacagttttaaagttgtttatacggcacccttagtgagacctgtatggctgttgaacaagtacgtcatgcagccactgacgttgttctgcacaagtctcacacaacatgattcAGAACTGGTATATTGGTTGTGGGATACAAAagtgtgcgcgatgacatgtagttgAGCAGTAGTTTACTTTTGGGGGTGCGCAGAGTCGAACCTCTGGAGGTGCTTGAAGATAcagtatgccaagggacaagtgacatttattgaaaacaatttaaaaaacagcagcaattcataaatcttttatacatatgtttattgaataataccgcaatgaagtatgaatgtaagttcataaactgtggaaaaataatacaacaatccagaattcagtgttgacagctagatttatggacatgttccataaatattgatgttaaagatttctttttttgtgaagaaatgtttataataaagttgatgaatccagatggagctctattacaatccccaaagagggcactttaagttgatgattacgactatgtgtagaaatatttatttataatttaatcacttgtttatttttcaacaagttttttagttatttttatatcttttttccaaatagttcaagaaatgagcaatattttccactgttatagaatttaatacatcagaaactgatgacattgtgctgtattttacttctttatctcttattttcaaccaaaaatgctttgctctgattaaggggtacttgaataaaaaaatgttcacagggggtacatcactgaaaaaaggttgagaaccactgttgtagaggacgttaaaggcagtgcagtaacggcagcccttaataatgtcggccgggtgaaaattgggacaaattcgggagaatggttgcaccggtagattgtcgggaggtgcactgaaaatcaggagtctcccggaaaaatcgtgaggattggcaagtatgtttgctagggcgggaaagccattcatagaaggtgaattcattaaaaagtgcatgttagattttttaaaaaatattttcttgcgtcccagcctcacccagtttctgcatccagtggcccccaggtaaatttgaGTTTGAACCCCTGGTTTAAGACATGATATACTCTGTCCATTCTGAAAGTACTCATAGCGCTTCACTTTTTACGCATTTTGTTTtgttgacatgcacctggggataggttgattggcaacattaaattggccctaatgtgtgaatgtgagtgtgaatgttgtctgtctatctgtgttggccctgcgatgaggtggcgacttgtccagggtgtaccctgccttccgcccgattgtagctgggataggcgccagcgccccccgtgaccccgaaagggaataagcggtagaaaatggatggatggatggacagcatcattacaaaatttaaaacattaatttttgtcctcaaaatactacagacaataccccataatgacaatgtgaaaaagttttattttcacaaagttttgcaaatgtattagaaataaaaacaataaaaaaaaaatcacatgtacataagtatttacaacctttgctcaatactttgttgatgtatCTGGgggcagcaattacagcttcaagtatgtttgaatacgatgccacaagcttggcatatctatctttgggcagtttcacccattcatTTTTGCAGCACCTCTCTAGCTCCATCTGGTTGGATGGAAAGCGTCGATGCACAGCAATTTTTAGATCTCTCCAGAGATGTTTAATTGAATTGAAGTTTGGGCTCTGGCTGGGCCACTCGAGATCATTTACATAGTTTTCCTGTAGCAATTCCTTTAATATCTTGGCAAACTTCTACAAAGGAATGACTTCCGTCTAGCCACTATAcaatacaggcctgattggtggatttctGCAGAGATAGTTGTCTTTTTGCAAGGGTtttctctctccacagaggaatgatgTAGCTGTGACAGAGCaaccatcaggttcttggtcacctccacTTCCTTGATCGCGCAGTTTAGACACTCATCCAGCTATAGGAAGAGTGCTGGTGGTGTTGACTTTTCTCCATTTACGAATGTTGGAGGCCATTGTGCTCATTTGGTCTttcaaggcagcagatatttttcCATACTCTTCCCCAGATGTGTGCCTTGAGACAATCCTGTCCCTGGGGTCTGCAAACAGTTATTTCGAATTTATTCTTGGTTTGGActctgccatgcactgtcaagtgtGTGACCTtatatatagacaggtgtgttTCTTTCCAAATAATTATCAACCAACTAAATTTACCACAGGTGGACTCCAAATAAGCTATAGGAACAGCTCAAAGAGgatcagttgaaacaggatgcCCCTGAGCTCATTTTTGAACTTCATGGAAAAGGCTTTTACTACCtgtgtacatgtgatttcttatttttttagtcTTAATACATTTCGCATTGTCTTATGGGGAATATGTGAtggattttgaggacaaaaaatgaattgatttctattttggaataaggctgtaacatgaaATGTGGAGAAAAATAatcgctgtgaatactttccggatgctctGTAATGTTGCACATTAATATACGCGTATGAGACAGCTGCGATTGACAGTCAGGAAAGGCAATCAAAGCCAGCCTTTCCTCGATCCAGTTTACAAAGTATAACATGTAATTGTGACCAatataaaaaaagtatttgtttgaTCTGTTCTCTTAAACCAATATTAGTAACATTTGCTAGAACTTGGATTGATGGCTCCGTTTTATTTATCTTATATTATCTGCAGCAGAGAAAAGGCAACAAAATAAACATTCAATGATTATTGTTCAGAAAAGTTTTCTTCCTCTTATTTTGATGTGTTAATAACCTCAGTACTTTTGAACCTGGTGTTTTATTTTAGTAAATAAAACACTGTCTGTTAAAAAGAACAAATTACTTTAAATTCCACttttttgttatatattgtaatgaATTTATACAAAAAATACCTCAAGTCGGGGGCTTTCCTCAGCATTCTTCAAGGTGAGATTAAATATAGATTATATTAATTGATTTAAGAGTAtcataattaattatttattcaCTATATTTGTAAATAGCTTGACAGCACTAAATAAAACTATATACTGTattacaaacatccatccatccatttttacagcttgtccctttcagggtcgtggggggtgctggagcctatctcagctgcattcaggcggtagtcGGGGTACACCATGAACATCAGAAAAAAAACTACACTGAATTCTAACATGTTTCCCACTGCTAAAAAGTATTATGTAGCATTTAAGGGGCCTATAAAGAAAACCAGGTGTATAAAGGTCGTAAAAGATAGTTTGTTCAGTGGTGAAGTTGTGAAATAAAATGCATAGACAAGTTTTGTAATGCTGAATGTTGGTCATGTAAGATTTAATTCAGTGACATCAGGAACTCAACTCAACAGTCAACTGCATTATTTAAAGTTTTGTGTGTATTGGGGCTACAGTAGTCCAACAAAAGAGATGTTTTAACTGTTTTAAGACTCACACAATTCCAATCTGATTACATTTTAGTCTTAATATAGTTTTTGGACTTTATTTTGATGACTGCTCTACATTAGATAAACATATAAAAAGATAATAGCGCCAATATTAAACTATTCTCATAAAATCAAACACCAATATAACTGCTGCAAATATGTTTCAGTACTATAAATAAATAACACTTGCCTGTGCTCTTGGTGGCTGCATGTGTCTGTGTCAGGAAGTTTCCCAGGTGAAGATGGAATTCAAATCCAGAGCTGCAACGTACAACAGTGTGAAAACACGTTTGCAGAGACTGGAGCAACAACAAAAGTGAGTTAATTTAAATTGACACATGCATGACATTATTCCATATTAAAGTAGTACATTTATATTTTCAGAGGCAGTTTGCAAACATGCAGCATGAATGGCATTGTGAGGAGAGAAGATCTGGTGTTTTCAGAGTATCTGACTACTCTCCTGGTGCTGGTCAGCAGGTCAGGAAAACAGACGCTGTGAAAATAAGGGATTTTACAATTGTGTTATATAATCCTATTTGGATTGTTTCATTGCCATAGTTCAGGGGGTGTCAGAGCTTTGATCAAAATGTTAAAATCCACCCAAATTTGATCAATATGTGCTGtactatttgaaaaaaacattcatCATAACTCTGTATTGTAGGTGGCAAAGCAAATTATTGTAATACATAATAATGTATAGCATTAGTAATGAAATTGTTTGATGTT
The sequence above is drawn from the Nerophis ophidion isolate RoL-2023_Sa linkage group LG03, RoL_Noph_v1.0, whole genome shotgun sequence genome and encodes:
- the LOC133548798 gene encoding V-type proton ATPase subunit C 1-B-like, producing the protein MQDAWVISVPLDKTSSKSVEKLKRFVGRTNLASCCKFSIPDLKVGILDSLLSVSDELSTLDIFTESVMIQTCKCMREVMEQAGDKVMEDILANGVDMMSYVTNFQWDEVKYPTSLPLSSLVNIIKKEVSQVKMEFKSRAATYNSVKTRLQRLEQQQKGSLQTCSMNGIVRREDLVFSEYLTTLLVLVSRRDYMQWENTYESLSEFVVPRSSRKLCEDRSVGIFSVTLFKRVVCDFKAKAKENKFNVREYSFDLDEKQQQERMELSVHKKEHYGTFMEWLKAIYNQVIISWIHLKALRIFVESVLRYGLPVNYQALLLQSDRKCSEKLSEKLSSLFAYLDPTSAVSDVTCDIPGFSQQDYFSYICFPVNINLLDLR